The Juglans microcarpa x Juglans regia isolate MS1-56 chromosome 2S, Jm3101_v1.0, whole genome shotgun sequence genome has a window encoding:
- the LOC121252142 gene encoding uncharacterized protein LOC121252142: MGKDINSYHLLDNDICFDKKEFQSREINDELVVKISEEDIAASESLNSEQQHVYNAMLEKVFANQNAAFFVNGPSGTGKTFMYKALLATVRSRKLVALATVSSGVVASILSGGRTAHSRFKLPLDTNERNTCCVSKHSTLANLFYAAKLIIWDDTPMTRKQHIEALDKMTRDINDSDVTFGGNVVFGREFLPVLPLVIKGTRQEHVNSSLVYSYLWPTLIKFRLIENMRVRLDPIFSDYVLEIGNGMPPNTVDETIKILNGMLVPYDGGSTPLDHLIEDVFHNIQ; encoded by the coding sequence ATGGGAAAAGATATTAATTCCTATCATCTTCTTGATAACGACATCTGCtttgataaaaaagaatttcaatCTAGAGAAATCAATGATGAATTGGTTGTTAAAATTTCAGAAGAAGATATTGCCGCATCAGAATCTCTTAATAGTGAACAACAACATGTCTATAATGCAATGCTAGAAAAAGTATTTGCAAATCAAAATGCTGCATTCTTTGTAAATGGCCCAAGTGGGACAGGGAAAACATTCATGTACAAGGCACTTCTCGCAACAGTACGATCAAGAAAATTAGTAGCACTTGCAACTGTTTCATCAGGTGTTGTTGCATCTATTCTTTCGGGAGGTCGAACAGCACACTCACGTTTTAAGCTTCCACTTGATACTAACGAAAGAAACACGTGTTGTGTCAGCAAACACAGTACCCTGGCAAACTTATTTTATGCagcaaaattaataatatgggATGACACTCCAATgacaagaaaacaacacatagaagcattagataaaatgacacgagacatCAATGATTCAGATGTAACATTCGGTGGAAATGTTGTTTTCGGCAGAGAGTTTTTACCGGTTTTACCCTTGGTTATTAAAGGAACACGACAAGAACATGTTAATTCCAGTTTGGTTTATTCCTATTTATGGCCTACATTAATCAAGTTTCGATTAATTGAAAATATGCGAGTAAGATTGGATCCCATTTTTTCAGATTATGTGTTAGAAATAGGTAACGGAATGCCACCAAACACAGTTGATGAAACCATAAAAATTCTGAATGGGATGCTTGTTCCCTATGATGGTGGCAGCACTCCTTTAGATCATTTAATAGAAGATGTTTTTCacaatattcaataa